A stretch of Gorilla gorilla gorilla isolate KB3781 chromosome 9, NHGRI_mGorGor1-v2.1_pri, whole genome shotgun sequence DNA encodes these proteins:
- the OR56B1 gene encoding LOW QUALITY PROTEIN: olfactory receptor 56B1 (The sequence of the model RefSeq protein was modified relative to this genomic sequence to represent the inferred CDS: inserted 1 base in 1 codon) translates to MNHMSASLKISNSSKFQVSEFILLGFPGNHSWQHWLSLPLALLYLSALAANTLILIIIWQNPSLQQPMYIFLGILSVVDMGLATTIVPKILAIFWYDAKVISLPECFAQIYAIHFFVGMESGILLCMAFDRYVAICHPLRYPSIVTSSLILKAPLFMLLRNGLFVIPVPVLAAQRDYCSRNEIEHCLCSNLGVTSLACDDRRPNSICQLVLAWLGMGSDLSLIILSYILILYXRLNSVEAAAKALSTCSSHLTLILFFYTIVVVISVTHLTEMKATLIPVLLNVLHNIIPPSLNPIVYALQTKELRAVFQKVLFALTKEIRS, encoded by the exons ATGAATCATATGTCTGCATCTCTCAAAATCTCCAATAGCTCCAAATTCCAGGTCTCTGAGTTCATCCTGCTGGGGTTCCCGGGCAATCACAGCTGGCAACACTGGCTATCTCTGCCCCTGGCACTACTGTATCTCTCAGCACTTGCTGCAAACAccctcatcctcatcatcatctGGCAGAACCCTTCTTTACAGCAGCCCATGTATATTTTCCTTGGCATCCTCTCTGTGGTAGACATGGGTCTGGCCACTACTATCGTCCCTAAGATCCTGGCCATCTTCTGGTATGATGCCAAGGTTATTAGCCTCCCTGAGTGCTTTGCTCAGATTTATGCCATTCACTTCTTTGTGGGCATGGAGTCTGGTATCCTCCTCTGCATGGCTTTTGATAGATATGTGGCTATTTGTCACCCTCTTCGCTACCCATCAATTGTCACCAGTTCCTTAATCTTAAAAGCTCCCCTGTTCATGCTGCTGAGAAATGGCTTATTTGTCATCCCAGTGCCTGTGCTTGCAGCACAGCGTGATTATTGCTCCAGGAATGAAATTGAACACTGCCTGTGCTCTAACCTTGGGGTCACAAGCCTGGCTTGTGATGACAGGAGGCCAAACAGCATTTGTCAGTTGGTTCTGGCATGGCTTGGAATGGGGAGTGATCTAAGTCTTATTATACTGTCATATATTTTGATTCTGT TTAGATTGAACTCAGTTGAAGCTGCAGCCAAAGCCCTGAGCACTTGTAGTTCACATCTCACCCTCATCCTTTTCTTTTACACTATTGTTGTAGTGATTTCAGTGACTCATCTGACAGAGATGAAGGCTACTTTGATTCCAGTTCTACTTAATGTGTTGCACAACATCATCCCCCCTTCCCTCAACCCTATAGTTTATGCACTTCAGACCAAAGAACTTAGGGCAGTCTTCCAAAAGGTGCTGTTTGCCCTTACAAAAGAAATAAGATCTTAG
- the OR52N4 gene encoding olfactory receptor 52N4, with protein sequence MLTLNKTDLIPASFILNGVPGLEDTQLWISFPFCSMYVVAMVGNCGLLYLIHYEDALHKPMYYFLAMLSFTDLVMCSSTIPKALCIFWFHLKDIGFDECLVQMFFIHTFTGMESGVLMLMALDRYVAICYPLHYSTILTNPVIAKAGTATFLRGVLLIIPFTFLTKRLPYCRGNILPHTYCDHMSVAKLSCGNIKVNAIYGLMVALLIGGFDILCIAVSYTMILRAVVSLSSADARQKAFNTCTAHICAIVFSYTPAFFSFFSHRFGEHIIPPSCHIIVANIYLLLPPTMNPIVYGVKTKQIRDCVIRILSGSKDTKSYSM encoded by the coding sequence ATGCTAACACTGAATAAAACAGACCTAATACCAGCTTCATTTATTCTGAATGGAGTCCCAGGACTGGAAGACACACAACTCTGGATTTCCTTCCCATTCTGCTCTATGTATGTTGTGGCTATGGTAGGGAATTGTGGACTCCTCTACCTCATTCACTATGAGGATGCCCTGCACAAACCCATGTACTACTTCTTGGCCATGCTTTCCTTTACTGACCTTGTTATGTGCTCTAGTACAATCCCTAAAGCCCTCTGCATCTTCTGGTTTCATCTCAAGGACATTGGATTTGATGAATGCCTTGTCCAGATGTTCTTCATCCACACCTTCACAGGGATGGAGTCTGGGGTGCTTATGCTTATGGCCCTGGATCGCTATGTGGCCATCTGCTACCCCTTACACTATTCAACTATCCTCACCAATCCTGTTATTGCAAAGGCTGGGACTGCCACCTTCCTGAGAGGGGTATTACTCATTATTCCCTTTACTTTCCTCACCAAGCGCCTGCCCTACTGCAGAGGCAATATACTTCCCCATACCTACTGCGACCACATGTCTGTAGCCAAACTGTCCTGTGGTAATATCAAGGTCAATGCCATCTATGGTCTGATGGTTGCCCTCCTGATTGGGGGCTTTGACATACTGTGTATCGCCGTCTCCTATACCATGATTCTCCGGGCAGTGGTCAGCCTCTCCTCAGCAGATGCTCGGCAGAAGGCCTTTAATACCTGCACTGCCCACATTTGTGCCATTGTTTTCTCCTATActccagctttcttctccttcttttcccaCCGCTTTGGGGAACACATAATCCCCCCTTCTTGCCACATCATTGTAGCCAATATTTATCTGCTCCTACCACCCACTATGAACCCTATTGTCTATGGGGTGAAAACCAAACAGATACGAGACTGTGTCATAAGGATCCTTTCAGGTTCTAAGGATACCAAATCCTACAGCATGTGA